A stretch of DNA from Bacillus sp. FJAT-45350:
ATCCTTCTTATAAGGAAGTGTTACAAAAAGCGTCGTATGTAACAGCAGATGGGATTGGAGTTGTGAAGGCAGCGCAACTATTAGGTAAACCATTACCAGAGCGAGTAACTGGTTTTGATATGTTTATGCAGTTATTACAATTAGCAAACGAAAAAAGTCTTTCTATCTATCTTCTTGGAGCAAAAGATGAGGTATTACAGCGTGCTATTAATAAAATAAATGAGCAGTTTCCAAACATAAAGATTGTCGGTTCTCACCATGGGTTCTTTGATTGGGAGAAGGATGGTATTGATAGGCAAATTAAAGAGTTGAAGCCTGATTTAGTTTTTGTTGCTCTTGGACTACCTAGACAGGAAAATTGGATTGCCCAGCATTACAACCAGTTTGATAAAGGAGTTTTCATGGGGATAGGTGGTAGCTTTGATGTGTTAGCAGGCGAAGTT
This window harbors:
- a CDS encoding WecB/TagA/CpsF family glycosyltransferase; the encoded protein is MSFDKVSILGVDFVNTTLSGMVTQLATHLDNEEKAFVVTANPEIVLHAHQNPSYKEVLQKASYVTADGIGVVKAAQLLGKPLPERVTGFDMFMQLLQLANEKSLSIYLLGAKDEVLQRAINKINEQFPNIKIVGSHHGFFDWEKDGIDRQIKELKPDLVFVALGLPRQENWIAQHYNQFDKGVFMGIGGSFDVLAGEVNRAPEIWQKLNVEWLYRLVQEPTRWRRMLALPKFALKVVGQRVQGKR